The bacterium CG_4_10_14_0_2_um_filter_33_32 region TGTCCTACGATACCTTCAATATATGATCCACCTTCTATAGGTACTTCGTGCGTAAAAAATTTATAGCTTTTTAAAACCAGGGAAAAAAGCGATACAATTATCAAAACTGAGCAAATAAAAAGAATAAGTTTTTCTCTAAAATAAAAATTAGAGAAAAATTCCCTATAAAGTTTAAAAATCTTAAAGATAAATTCTTTAACTCTTAATATAATAGATCTCAATGTTTAATATTTATTACTGAATAATAACATTTAGAAAAGCAGAAGCTGCAAATATAATACCAACAACTATTGTTAATATGAATATACCTTTTTCTAATCCTCTTCTTGTTCTGTAGATATTACCTTCTCCTCCAAAAATTCCCCCCAAGCCCGATCCTTTGGCCTGCAAAAGTACAGCAATGATAACAATAATAGC contains the following coding sequences:
- the secG gene encoding preprotein translocase subunit SecG produces the protein MTRTILLSITLVSAIIVIIAVLLQAKGSGLGGIFGGEGNIYRTRRGLEKGIFILTIVVGIIFAASAFLNVIIQ